The following are from one region of the Ostrinia nubilalis chromosome 28, ilOstNubi1.1, whole genome shotgun sequence genome:
- the LOC135085349 gene encoding lipase member H-A-like translates to MARLGLLLLAFGLAAVNALPALDLVISKLDEEGPRYQHIADGDGNLHLADTWVTARDVAVNRFDPERQIVYHLFTRGNPTVSQPLLMGSEGLLGLTNYNPGRRTIILLHGWRVGATAAMNTLLVPAFLSAEDVNVIVVDWSAGSGNINYAIAVTNTLIAAESIARFINWLNQATGAVPGHYHIVGHSLGAHQAGMIGRNVNGDIAYITALEAALLGFLTNDDKFRETDGAYTEVIHTSSGLVGFATPLGHVDFYPNGGIDMPGCDSPDCDHARSYYYMAESLTTGGFTGRRCLTLTAALTGNCIMPGTLRMGGLVPKTGTTGIFHLETNAAPPFSRG, encoded by the exons ATGGCGCGATTGGGGCTACTTCTGCTTGCTTTTGGACTTGCCGCTGTCaatg CGCTCCCAGCTCTGGACCTCGTCATCTCCAAACTAGATGAGGAGGGTCCTCGCTACCAGCACATCGCTGATGGAGACGGCAACCTGCACCTGGCTGACACCTGGGTGACAGCCCGAGATGTCGCCGTCAACCGCTTCGACCCTGAGAGGCAGATTGTCTACCATCTGTTCACCAG AGGAAACCCGACCGTCAGCCAGCCTCTGCTGATGGGCAGCGAGGGTCTGCTCGGGCTCACTAACTACAACCCTGGCAGGAGGACCATCATCCTCCTCCATGGGTGGAGGGTCGGAGCTACAGCTGCCATGAACACCCTGCTTGTGCCCg CTTTCCTCTCTGCTGAGGATGTCAACGTAATCGTGGTTGACTGGAGCGCTGGCTCCGGCAATATTAACTACGCCATTGCGGTCACCAACACCCTTATTGCTG CTGAAAGCATCGCGCGCTTCATCAACTGGCTGAACCAAGCCACTGGGGCTGTCCCGGGACACTACCACATTGTGGGACACAGTCTGGGAGCCCACCAGGCCGGTATGATCGGCAGGAATGTGAATGGGGACATCGCTTACATTACTG CTCTGGAAGCCGCTCTCCTCGGCTTCCTCACCAACGACGACAAGTTCCGAGAAACCGACGGCGCCTACACCGAGGTCATCCACACCAGCTCTGGGCTGGTCGGCTTTGCGACTCCGCTGGGACACGTGGACTTCTACCCCAACGGTGGTATTGACATGCCTGGATGCGACTCGCCTGACTGCGACCATGCTAG GTCCTACTACTACATGGCCGAGTCCCTCACCACCGGAGGGTTCACTGGTCGCCGATGTCTGACGCTGACTGCTGCTCTCACCGGCAACTGCATCATGCCCGGCACTTTGAGGATGGGTGGCCTGGTGCCTAAGACTGG aactaCTGGAATATTCCACTTGGAAACCAACGCTGCACCTCCGTTCTCCAGGGGTTAA